In a genomic window of Roseiflexus castenholzii DSM 13941:
- a CDS encoding extracellular solute-binding protein: MNHTPGRLTFRLILLATSLVLIAACGGQPAAAPPTTAPAESTAAPTTAPVEPTAAPTTAAEQPTGAPVAAPKGEVIVYTSRAEALFKPVIEAFNAVYPDVKVTVLNGSNSELAARILEERANPQADVLINSDILTMENLAAEGVFAPNDSPAVMAVPADYRADDGSWVALTLRARVIMYNTDLVSPDELPKKMLDLADPKWKDVLGSANSTNGAMMAQLVVMRNQLGEAATEAFIQGLLENNTQFFGGHTDVRKAVGAGELKLGLVNHYYYHLSKAEGAPVGVIYPDQEDGGLGLVVNSTNAGIIKGGPNPEIAKIFVDFMLSPDGQKIYAERNYEYPIVPGIPLAEGVAPLSSFKLNPFPLKTLRDELEPTRALVQKVGMP, translated from the coding sequence ATGAACCATACGCCAGGACGCCTGACGTTTCGCCTGATACTCCTTGCAACGAGCCTTGTGTTGATCGCTGCCTGCGGCGGGCAACCTGCTGCCGCTCCGCCCACGACCGCGCCTGCGGAGTCGACAGCAGCGCCAACCACCGCACCGGTCGAGCCGACCGCTGCACCAACCACTGCGGCTGAGCAACCGACCGGAGCGCCGGTCGCTGCGCCAAAGGGCGAAGTCATTGTGTACACCTCACGCGCCGAGGCGCTGTTCAAACCGGTCATCGAAGCCTTCAATGCCGTCTATCCAGATGTTAAGGTGACCGTCTTGAATGGCAGCAACAGCGAACTGGCAGCCCGAATTCTCGAAGAGCGCGCCAATCCGCAGGCGGACGTCCTGATTAACTCCGATATTCTGACAATGGAGAATCTGGCGGCGGAAGGGGTCTTTGCTCCGAACGACTCGCCGGCAGTGATGGCCGTGCCGGCTGATTACCGCGCCGATGATGGCAGTTGGGTCGCTCTGACGCTCCGCGCTCGCGTCATCATGTACAATACCGATCTGGTATCGCCCGACGAACTGCCGAAGAAAATGCTCGATCTGGCTGACCCGAAGTGGAAGGATGTTCTCGGTTCCGCCAATAGCACGAACGGTGCGATGATGGCGCAACTGGTCGTGATGCGCAATCAACTGGGCGAAGCGGCGACTGAGGCGTTCATTCAGGGGTTGCTGGAAAACAATACGCAGTTCTTCGGCGGTCACACCGATGTGCGCAAGGCGGTCGGCGCCGGTGAATTGAAACTGGGGCTGGTCAACCACTACTACTACCATCTCTCCAAAGCGGAAGGCGCGCCGGTAGGTGTGATCTACCCCGATCAGGAAGATGGCGGTCTGGGGCTAGTGGTCAACTCGACCAACGCGGGGATTATAAAGGGTGGACCAAACCCGGAGATAGCAAAGATCTTTGTGGACTTCATGCTCTCGCCGGATGGTCAGAAGATCTACGCCGAGCGCAACTACGAGTATCCGATTGTTCCGGGCATTCCGCTGGCGGAGGGCGTTGCGCCGCTCAGTTCGTTCAAACTCAACCCATTCCCGCTCAAGACCTTGCGCGATGAATTGGAACCGACACGGGCGCTGGTTCAGAAAGTCGGTATGCCATAG
- the purD gene encoding phosphoribosylamine--glycine ligase: protein MNVLLVGSGGREHALAWKLAQSPLIDTLFVAPGNPGTAQIGRNLPVEALDIPRLVEVAQSERIDLVVVGPEAPLAAGLADACLKAGIPVFGPTAAAAQIESSKAFAKRLMIEAGIPTAEAHIFDDPDSAADFVRTTCRTWVVKADGLAAGKGVIVPESVGDTLDAIRMLSATRAGARLVLEERLSGPEVSLIALCDGERALPLPPAQDHKRLRDGDAGPNTGGMGAYAPAPHLTPADVTDLTAQIILPALRALQNARTPFCGALYAGLILTEQGPRVLEFNARFGDPETQAILPLLDGDLLAALAACAGNGALSDDMLRGTNNAAACVVLAAEGYPDTPRRSDVISGIASVNDPHVVIFHAGTAWKNGQLTTAGGRVLGVTGVGPTLREALARAYAAVDRISFPGMQYRRDIGAKAIQ from the coding sequence ATGAATGTCCTGCTTGTCGGCTCAGGCGGGCGCGAGCATGCTCTGGCATGGAAACTGGCACAATCGCCGCTGATCGATACCCTCTTCGTTGCGCCCGGCAATCCAGGAACAGCGCAGATCGGGCGCAATCTGCCGGTCGAGGCGCTCGACATCCCGCGACTGGTCGAGGTTGCGCAAAGTGAACGGATTGATCTGGTCGTTGTCGGTCCCGAAGCGCCGCTGGCGGCGGGATTGGCAGACGCCTGCCTGAAGGCGGGCATTCCGGTCTTCGGTCCAACTGCGGCGGCGGCGCAGATCGAGAGCAGCAAAGCCTTTGCCAAACGACTCATGATCGAGGCTGGCATTCCAACCGCCGAAGCGCACATCTTCGATGATCCCGACAGTGCAGCCGATTTCGTGCGCACCACATGTCGCACATGGGTTGTGAAAGCGGACGGACTTGCGGCTGGCAAAGGAGTGATTGTGCCCGAGTCGGTTGGCGACACGCTGGACGCTATTCGGATGCTGAGTGCGACCCGCGCCGGCGCGCGCCTGGTGCTCGAAGAGCGTTTGAGCGGACCGGAAGTGTCGCTGATTGCGCTGTGCGATGGCGAGCGCGCACTGCCGCTGCCGCCAGCGCAGGATCATAAGCGCCTGCGCGACGGCGACGCCGGACCGAACACCGGCGGCATGGGCGCCTACGCCCCCGCGCCGCACCTGACACCCGCCGACGTGACCGATCTGACGGCGCAGATCATTCTTCCAGCGCTGCGCGCGTTGCAAAACGCGAGAACGCCATTCTGCGGCGCGCTCTATGCCGGGTTGATCCTGACCGAACAAGGACCACGGGTGCTGGAGTTCAACGCGCGCTTCGGCGACCCGGAGACGCAGGCGATCCTGCCGCTGCTGGACGGCGATCTGCTCGCGGCGCTTGCCGCGTGCGCCGGGAACGGGGCGCTATCCGACGACATGCTGCGTGGAACGAACAATGCCGCAGCGTGTGTTGTGCTGGCAGCGGAAGGGTATCCCGACACGCCGCGCCGCAGTGATGTGATCAGCGGCATTGCGTCGGTCAATGACCCGCACGTGGTCATCTTCCATGCTGGCACTGCCTGGAAGAACGGTCAGTTGACGACGGCAGGCGGGCGTGTGCTCGGCGTCACCGGTGTTGGACCAACTCTGCGCGAGGCGCTGGCGCGGGCGTATGCCGCAGTGGATCGCATTTCCTTTCCGGGCATGCAGTACCGCCGCGACATTGGCGCAAAGGCGATCCAATGA
- the purN gene encoding phosphoribosylglycinamide formyltransferase translates to MNAPAHPYRVAVLISGSGSNLQAMIDAQQSGDLGNAEVVLVVSDRADAYGLQRALKHRIAAAFVPLRHPRDPAARAEWERRLADVTAAFNPDLIVLAGFMRVLSPVFLDRFPNRVINQHPALLPDDGGDTFTTSRGIIIPALRGAHVVADALRLGLPITGCTIHRVTPAVDDGPVLARAEVPILPGDTEMTLHERIKQVEHRLIVEVVTQLARLK, encoded by the coding sequence ATGAATGCCCCGGCACATCCCTATCGTGTCGCTGTGCTGATTTCTGGCAGCGGCTCGAACCTTCAGGCGATGATCGACGCGCAGCAAAGTGGTGACCTCGGCAATGCTGAGGTCGTCCTGGTGGTCAGTGACCGCGCCGATGCCTATGGGTTGCAGCGCGCACTGAAGCATCGTATTGCAGCAGCATTCGTTCCGTTGCGTCACCCGCGCGATCCCGCCGCACGCGCCGAATGGGAACGGCGCCTGGCGGATGTGACGGCAGCGTTCAACCCCGATCTCATCGTCCTTGCCGGATTTATGCGCGTGCTATCACCAGTGTTCCTGGATCGCTTCCCCAATCGCGTTATCAACCAACATCCGGCGCTGCTCCCCGATGATGGCGGCGACACGTTCACTACCTCGCGCGGCATCATCATCCCCGCGTTGCGTGGCGCGCATGTCGTCGCCGATGCGCTGCGCCTCGGACTACCGATCACCGGATGCACCATCCATCGTGTGACGCCAGCCGTTGACGACGGACCGGTACTGGCGCGCGCTGAGGTTCCGATCCTGCCCGGAGATACCGAAATGACGCTTCACGAGCGCATCAAGCAGGTCGAGCACCGCCTGATCGTCGAGGTCGTCACGCAACTGGCACGTCTCAAGTGA
- a CDS encoding SpoIIE family protein phosphatase codes for MNTITWGACNRAKQGQSISGDAWTVAMLNGNGILAAVVDGLGGGEEAARAARLAETVFRERAERPLQELIRVAHEALHTTRGAVAGLLRLDPLQSSASYIGVGNIGIYVYSRKPIKPISKNGILGYRLPTLLELTYTYDPGDLFVLYSDGVSSQFAQDLHLDIRQSPQALAEQIVHTYGKHSDDATVVVVQT; via the coding sequence ATGAACACCATTACGTGGGGCGCCTGCAATCGCGCCAAACAGGGGCAATCGATCTCCGGCGATGCCTGGACGGTAGCAATGCTGAACGGCAATGGCATACTGGCGGCTGTTGTCGATGGGTTGGGCGGCGGCGAAGAGGCGGCGCGCGCAGCGCGCCTGGCGGAAACCGTCTTCCGCGAACGCGCCGAACGACCCCTCCAGGAACTTATCCGTGTCGCACACGAGGCGCTTCACACAACGCGCGGCGCGGTCGCCGGATTGCTCCGGCTCGACCCGCTCCAGAGCAGCGCGTCGTATATTGGCGTTGGCAACATCGGCATCTATGTCTATAGCCGGAAACCGATCAAGCCGATCTCGAAGAATGGCATTCTTGGTTACCGCCTGCCAACACTGCTCGAACTAACGTATACCTACGATCCAGGCGATCTGTTCGTGTTGTACAGTGACGGCGTTTCATCACAATTCGCACAGGATTTGCACCTCGATATTCGCCAATCGCCGCAGGCTTTGGCAGAGCAGATCGTCCACACGTATGGCAAACATTCCGACGATGCCACCGTCGTTGTCGTGCAGACCTGA
- a CDS encoding GAF domain-containing protein: MQHTTSTHLTRWLNANRTDLLPLWIAAGDDLFAADHHAPARNGEAITVHPDERKVIVTALYDGLIAAAGGDEQPLDECLTALRALRSSIGEDDLPRQIMLFQRLRSMGRRALYRESMEATARQPQDDVFYHLLDALDDLIDYAITRLVERWVGAAHRVLNELNETRMLVESLYRDAEVTDRTTLQVSRLNQLARELSSTFDRKEHLHSISVTLAEVLAPVVVDIWLLAEDATRLELAWRHGAPMPDTRSIPLEATHDPVVQTLQQRELFLASNLVAADQNAWHIPDVAVLGIPLITQSGVTGVILCQGDERTLADRSQQDFARSVVGQAAIALENARLYAEVRALNADLERRIAERTRELKIERDTLETLNAIALEVSSTLDGDEIMSNSLKTLAKLIGVQHGSIMLLDRETDQLVDRAVLGKSDNVGYVRFSLGQGIVGWVAHHRKPLIVDDVTADPRWTPPPIDDPLAKRQGSMIAVPLIAHHEVLGVLVLSHEQPAYFREEHLRLLDASAKQIAIGIHNAQVYQHAEQQYFHRYEMQQRQEQAVSQSTAILQSLSDGVIVCDQSGSVLTANLAAEKILERPIEELVTWNLEDLLRRLLGRRVDELSLNDLLRNPWDDQHRPRTLSTTFQIGPRTINITLDPVISSKETLIGAVAVFRDRTREVESDRLKTEFIGTVSHELRTPMTSIKGFTQLLAMGGLGPLNETQKEFLGIIQSNAERMIAIINDLLDITKIETGSVELEIRPLHVAETLSTVMLDLQPKIQDRQQHLSLSIPAGLPLVRADARRFNQILFNIVSNAVKYTPRGGSITVEAREVTADAVPDEERDGLRPGRYVQIDVRDTGVGIAPEDLPRIWERFYRTENPLKVEAGGTGLGLSLVKPLIRLLGGRIWVESCINEGSVFSFVIPAV, from the coding sequence ATGCAGCATACAACATCAACACATCTGACCCGCTGGTTGAACGCCAACCGCACGGACCTGCTGCCGCTCTGGATTGCTGCAGGCGATGATCTGTTCGCGGCAGACCACCACGCTCCGGCGCGAAACGGCGAAGCGATCACGGTGCATCCCGATGAGCGCAAAGTGATCGTAACAGCGCTGTACGATGGGTTGATCGCTGCTGCGGGCGGTGATGAACAACCCCTTGACGAGTGTCTGACGGCGCTGCGTGCACTGCGGAGCAGTATCGGCGAGGACGACCTGCCACGCCAGATTATGCTCTTCCAGCGACTGCGCAGCATGGGTCGTCGTGCGCTGTATCGTGAGTCGATGGAGGCAACCGCGCGACAGCCTCAGGATGATGTATTTTATCATCTCCTCGATGCACTGGATGACCTCATCGACTATGCGATTACGCGGCTGGTCGAACGCTGGGTTGGCGCCGCGCACAGAGTGTTGAACGAATTGAACGAAACCCGCATGCTGGTCGAAAGCCTGTACCGTGATGCGGAAGTCACCGACCGCACGACGCTGCAAGTCTCCCGGCTCAACCAGCTTGCGCGCGAACTATCATCCACCTTCGACCGTAAGGAGCACCTGCACAGTATCAGCGTGACGCTCGCTGAGGTGCTGGCGCCTGTCGTCGTCGATATCTGGCTGCTTGCAGAGGATGCCACTCGCCTCGAACTGGCATGGCGCCATGGCGCTCCTATGCCGGATACGCGATCCATACCGCTGGAAGCGACCCACGATCCGGTGGTTCAGACGCTTCAGCAGCGGGAACTTTTCCTGGCATCCAACCTCGTTGCAGCCGATCAGAATGCGTGGCACATTCCAGATGTCGCCGTGCTCGGCATTCCGCTCATCACGCAGAGCGGCGTCACCGGCGTCATTCTGTGCCAGGGTGACGAGCGCACGCTCGCTGATCGTTCACAGCAGGACTTTGCGCGGTCTGTCGTCGGGCAGGCAGCGATTGCTCTGGAGAATGCGCGACTGTATGCCGAGGTGCGCGCCCTCAACGCCGATCTGGAGCGGCGCATTGCCGAACGCACCCGCGAATTGAAGATCGAACGCGATACGCTCGAAACACTGAATGCCATTGCGCTCGAAGTCAGCAGTACGCTCGATGGCGATGAGATTATGAGCAACTCGCTCAAGACCCTGGCAAAACTGATCGGCGTCCAACACGGATCGATCATGCTCCTCGACCGGGAAACCGACCAACTGGTCGATCGCGCAGTCCTGGGCAAAAGCGACAATGTCGGGTATGTGCGCTTCTCGCTCGGGCAGGGGATTGTCGGATGGGTTGCGCATCATCGCAAGCCCCTGATCGTCGATGATGTCACTGCCGACCCGCGCTGGACGCCGCCACCAATCGACGATCCCCTGGCAAAACGCCAGGGATCGATGATCGCAGTGCCGCTCATCGCCCATCATGAAGTGCTCGGCGTTCTGGTGCTCTCCCACGAACAGCCCGCGTATTTCCGCGAGGAACACCTGCGACTGCTCGACGCTTCCGCCAAACAGATTGCGATTGGCATTCACAACGCACAGGTCTATCAGCATGCGGAGCAGCAGTACTTCCACCGCTACGAAATGCAGCAGCGCCAGGAACAGGCGGTCAGTCAGAGCACGGCCATTTTGCAAAGCCTCTCCGATGGGGTGATTGTGTGCGACCAAAGCGGTTCGGTGTTGACGGCGAACCTGGCGGCGGAAAAGATTCTCGAGCGCCCAATCGAAGAGTTGGTGACATGGAACCTGGAGGACTTGTTGCGACGATTGCTGGGGCGGCGCGTCGATGAACTGTCGCTCAATGATTTGTTGCGCAATCCCTGGGACGATCAGCACCGGCCACGCACTCTCTCCACAACCTTCCAGATTGGTCCGCGAACGATCAACATCACGCTCGACCCGGTCATTTCGAGTAAAGAGACGCTGATCGGCGCGGTCGCAGTGTTCCGCGACCGCACTCGCGAGGTCGAGTCGGATCGGCTGAAGACCGAGTTCATTGGCACGGTCTCACACGAATTGCGCACCCCAATGACATCGATCAAAGGGTTTACGCAGCTCCTTGCGATGGGCGGCCTGGGACCGCTCAACGAGACGCAGAAAGAGTTTCTCGGCATTATTCAGTCGAATGCCGAGCGTATGATTGCGATCATCAATGATCTGCTCGACATCACTAAGATCGAGACGGGAAGCGTTGAACTTGAGATCCGCCCACTCCACGTTGCCGAAACGCTCAGCACCGTCATGCTCGACCTTCAGCCGAAAATCCAGGATCGGCAGCAACACCTGTCGTTGAGCATTCCCGCCGGATTGCCACTCGTGCGCGCCGACGCTCGACGTTTCAATCAGATCCTCTTCAATATCGTTTCGAACGCTGTCAAATATACGCCGCGCGGCGGCTCGATCACCGTCGAAGCGCGCGAAGTCACTGCTGACGCGGTTCCCGACGAAGAACGCGACGGGTTGCGTCCTGGACGGTATGTTCAGATCGATGTGCGCGATACCGGCGTCGGGATTGCGCCGGAAGACCTTCCTCGCATCTGGGAGCGGTTCTACCGCACCGAGAATCCGCTCAAGGTCGAAGCCGGCGGTACCGGTCTCGGTCTCTCGCTGGTCAAACCCCTCATCAGACTCCTCGGCGGGCGCATCTGGGTCGAAAGCTGCATCAATGAAGGCAGTGTCTTCAGTTTTGTGATTCCGGCGGTGTAA
- a CDS encoding DUF4058 family protein, with the protein MTHPFSGMNPYLEAPGLWPDVHNRLIVSIADDLAPALRPRYYVAIEERTYLAEPEDAAFVGRADAAVVTRSTPPVSVSAPFQESGGVAVAVALPDLVRESYLEVHAVADGRVVTVIEALSPANKRPGEGRALYLRKRLAVLGSLSHLVEIDLLRAGEPMPVRGWTGVSDYRILISRGNQRPRALLIPFSVRQPIPRFAVPLDADATEPEIDLGALLRAIDERAAFDLRIDYRRDPEPPLTGDDAAWADRPLRQSGLRQDH; encoded by the coding sequence GTGACCCACCCGTTTTCTGGAATGAATCCTTACCTCGAAGCGCCGGGTCTCTGGCCCGATGTGCACAACCGTCTGATCGTCAGCATCGCCGACGATCTGGCGCCGGCGCTGCGTCCAAGGTACTATGTTGCAATCGAGGAACGCACCTATCTGGCCGAACCCGAAGACGCGGCATTTGTCGGTCGGGCGGATGCCGCCGTTGTGACGCGCTCTACCCCGCCGGTAAGTGTATCTGCTCCTTTTCAAGAATCGGGAGGGGTGGCGGTTGCAGTGGCGTTGCCCGACCTGGTGCGCGAGTCGTATCTGGAAGTGCACGCTGTGGCTGATGGACGGGTCGTGACGGTCATTGAAGCGCTATCGCCTGCCAACAAACGTCCCGGCGAAGGACGCGCGCTTTATCTCCGCAAACGTCTTGCCGTGCTGGGCAGTCTCAGTCATCTGGTCGAAATCGATCTGCTGCGCGCGGGTGAACCGATGCCGGTGCGCGGATGGACAGGCGTGAGCGACTATCGCATACTCATCAGTCGCGGCAACCAGCGTCCGCGCGCACTGCTTATTCCCTTCAGCGTTCGCCAGCCGATTCCGCGCTTTGCCGTACCGCTCGACGCGGATGCGACCGAACCGGAGATCGACCTGGGTGCGCTGCTGCGGGCCATCGACGAACGCGCCGCCTTCGACCTGCGCATCGATTACCGCCGAGACCCCGAACCGCCGCTGACCGGAGACGATGCAGCCTGGGCAGACCGGCCTCTGCGTCAGAGTGGACTGCGCCAGGATCACTGA
- a CDS encoding beta/alpha barrel domain-containing protein, with protein MEYYDPARTVRYRMAGVQGRRTRRRRVEWGWAWIVLPCAMLNLDALRSESAAIRAQTRKPFNATSAAIRRRWRTLTRGGIAVTFAPYDREFGIDAESVPIGAGRSPLSDEAADLLGEFEPPVVSFHFGPPSAGWLARVEVWGAKIWSLSH; from the coding sequence ATGGAATACTATGATCCTGCAAGAACTGTTCGGTATCGAATGGCAGGTGTGCAGGGGCGCCGCACGCGCCGTCGCCGTGTCGAATGGGGGTGGGCTTGGATCGTTTTGCCCTGCGCCATGCTCAATCTCGACGCTCTGCGGAGTGAATCGGCAGCGATCCGGGCGCAGACCAGGAAGCCATTCAACGCCACTTCTGCTGCCATCCGCCGCCGGTGGCGGACGCTCACGCGAGGCGGCATAGCGGTGACGTTTGCGCCGTATGACCGGGAGTTCGGCATTGATGCAGAGAGCGTTCCCATCGGGGCAGGACGTTCGCCCTTAAGTGACGAAGCCGCCGATCTGCTCGGCGAATTCGAACCTCCCGTCGTGAGTTTTCATTTTGGCCCGCCATCAGCCGGATGGCTGGCGCGCGTGGAGGTGTGGGGCGCGAAAATCTGGTCTTTGAGTCATTAA
- a CDS encoding ABC transporter permease encodes MKRTISLRSSRAMGEALMVWRASSVALRAAAILVGALAIIPLAYILIRALEADATVWERLWSRQIPALAGNTLALTATTVALSTLFGVGAAWLVERTDLPGARVWRVLLALPLAIPAYVAAICWLILLRRGGVIDQMAMEWMGFARGAFPLPQITNLWGATMVISLCVFPYVFLPVGAVLRSLDRSLEEAARMAGLSAWTTLWRVVLPLAMPAAAGGALLVALYALSDFGTVAMLRYRTFTLAIFQQFAGQVDRSAAAILSFVLIGMAIPVLYGAAWMARRERQLTRTRWQPPRLTRLGRWQPLALLAIGGLTFFSLGLPLLTLGGLTLQGWLVPTEVDRIWGVNNAGVLRYALNSVGLAATAATGAIALAIFPALVAVRQPGRWSSLLLAACQSPFALPGIIIGLSFVLLFNRWMPMLYGTLAVLVVGFVFRLLPQAVTANESALRVVSPSLEQAARTLGDNGIRAFQRVTFPVAAPGLLAGWVLCFVTAMKELPTVILLRPPGFDTLPVRIWVAASESVHTQAAPSAFALIAVTIVTLLIVTHYQAGMEKVLSHS; translated from the coding sequence ATGAAACGAACGATTTCTCTCCGGTCATCGCGCGCTATGGGTGAAGCGCTGATGGTGTGGCGCGCTTCATCCGTCGCTCTGCGTGCCGCCGCTATCCTGGTGGGCGCGCTGGCGATCATTCCGCTTGCGTACATCCTGATCCGGGCGCTCGAAGCGGATGCCACCGTCTGGGAACGCCTCTGGTCGCGGCAGATTCCGGCTCTGGCAGGGAATACGCTGGCATTGACCGCAACGACCGTGGCGCTGAGCACCCTGTTTGGTGTGGGCGCAGCATGGCTGGTCGAACGCACCGATCTGCCAGGAGCGCGGGTGTGGCGGGTGCTGCTGGCACTACCGCTGGCCATTCCTGCATATGTGGCGGCGATCTGCTGGCTGATCCTCCTCCGGCGCGGCGGGGTGATCGATCAGATGGCAATGGAGTGGATGGGATTCGCTCGTGGCGCCTTTCCTCTCCCGCAAATAACCAATCTGTGGGGCGCGACAATGGTGATCAGTCTGTGTGTATTCCCCTATGTGTTTCTCCCGGTTGGCGCCGTGCTCCGTTCCCTCGACCGATCCCTGGAAGAAGCCGCGCGTATGGCGGGACTCTCCGCCTGGACGACCCTCTGGCGCGTGGTGTTACCACTGGCAATGCCGGCGGCGGCTGGCGGCGCGCTGCTCGTGGCGCTCTACGCCCTCTCCGATTTTGGCACAGTGGCAATGCTCCGCTACCGCACCTTCACGCTGGCAATTTTCCAGCAGTTTGCCGGTCAGGTTGATCGCTCGGCGGCTGCCATCCTGAGTTTTGTTCTGATTGGCATGGCAATACCCGTGCTCTATGGCGCCGCCTGGATGGCGCGACGCGAACGCCAACTGACGCGCACCCGCTGGCAACCGCCGCGTCTGACACGCCTCGGGCGCTGGCAACCTCTGGCACTGCTGGCGATCGGTGGGCTGACCTTCTTCTCGCTTGGACTGCCGCTGCTGACGCTTGGCGGCTTGACGTTGCAGGGATGGCTCGTTCCCACTGAGGTGGATCGAATCTGGGGCGTCAACAACGCTGGCGTGCTGCGTTACGCACTGAACAGCGTCGGGCTTGCCGCCACCGCAGCGACCGGCGCTATTGCGCTGGCGATCTTCCCGGCGCTCGTCGCCGTGCGCCAACCGGGGCGCTGGAGCAGTCTGCTGCTTGCTGCATGCCAGAGTCCCTTTGCGCTGCCGGGGATTATTATTGGGTTGAGTTTTGTGCTGTTGTTCAACCGCTGGATGCCGATGCTCTACGGCACTCTCGCCGTGCTGGTCGTCGGTTTCGTCTTTCGGTTGCTGCCACAGGCGGTGACTGCCAATGAATCGGCGTTGCGCGTCGTGTCGCCCTCACTGGAGCAGGCGGCGCGCACCCTGGGAGATAACGGCATCCGGGCGTTTCAGCGCGTGACCTTCCCGGTCGCTGCACCGGGACTGCTGGCAGGGTGGGTGCTCTGCTTCGTTACTGCAATGAAGGAGTTGCCCACGGTCATTCTCCTCCGTCCGCCGGGATTCGATACTCTGCCGGTGCGCATCTGGGTGGCCGCCAGTGAATCGGTGCATACCCAGGCGGCGCCATCAGCATTTGCGCTCATTGCTGTTACCATTGTGACGTTGCTGATTGTGACGCACTATCAGGCGGGAATGGAGAAAGTGCTTTCCCACAGTTGA